One region of Spirochaetota bacterium genomic DNA includes:
- a CDS encoding DPP IV N-terminal domain-containing protein, producing MKMKKMIIMPVIIALAALMACSDKGGSDGSAGLFALLGLSGGAPGAPAAPTVAAAAGQLTVTWSAVSGAESYQVWYGTTNDSAAATRFGGDFTSTACLITGLTNGTPYYVWIKSISGGVENGFSPSGGGTPASTALSKSDVVFAYGSSSTDTAILRMNDTTPITTLEIVPADTSAATVLLAQPSPSLDRSMLAYLHSITGDTYIKFKNSGGTIDITPSNFDFSGDYAMALSPDGSKLAYVDEDNHISVITATASPTPLTLTNCASGMDKYPTWSPDGAQIAFVHFDTDSNSKIYKVRADGSSASPYGEELFSWNTTTAGNESLISLRWSPTNPYQMVCSSRYSSANVYFFVYTLNLTTKERTKLTGNTTQHEHYPQWSKDGNYIFYEINNNIYYKSIDNAGASGTQMTTDGKSSFKGWEPS from the coding sequence ATGAAGATGAAGAAGATGATAATAATGCCCGTGATAATCGCACTGGCCGCGCTCATGGCGTGCTCTGACAAGGGCGGATCCGATGGAAGCGCCGGGCTTTTTGCCCTGCTGGGCCTGTCGGGGGGCGCGCCGGGGGCTCCGGCAGCTCCCACGGTGGCGGCCGCGGCCGGGCAATTGACGGTAACATGGTCCGCCGTATCGGGCGCGGAGAGCTACCAGGTATGGTACGGCACAACGAATGATTCAGCCGCGGCGACCAGGTTCGGTGGCGATTTTACTTCCACCGCCTGCCTCATCACCGGCCTTACGAACGGCACCCCCTATTACGTTTGGATAAAGTCCATAAGCGGCGGCGTTGAAAACGGATTCAGTCCCTCCGGCGGCGGAACTCCGGCCTCGACCGCCCTTTCTAAAAGCGATGTCGTGTTTGCCTACGGCAGTTCCAGTACCGATACGGCCATCCTGAGAATGAACGACACGACGCCCATCACCACCTTGGAAATCGTCCCCGCCGATACCAGCGCCGCCACGGTATTACTGGCGCAGCCGTCCCCATCCCTGGACCGCTCAATGCTGGCGTATCTTCACTCCATCACCGGCGATACATATATAAAATTCAAGAACTCAGGGGGCACCATCGATATTACTCCTTCCAATTTCGACTTTTCCGGCGATTACGCAATGGCCCTTTCCCCCGACGGCTCGAAGCTGGCCTATGTGGATGAGGATAATCATATCAGCGTCATTACCGCCACCGCCTCCCCCACCCCTCTTACGCTTACCAATTGCGCCAGCGGCATGGATAAGTATCCCACCTGGTCGCCGGACGGCGCGCAAATCGCCTTTGTTCACTTCGATACGGATTCCAATTCAAAGATATACAAGGTCAGGGCGGACGGCAGCAGCGCCAGCCCCTATGGCGAGGAATTGTTCAGCTGGAACACAACAACCGCCGGCAACGAGTCGCTGATTTCCCTGCGGTGGTCCCCGACCAATCCCTATCAGATGGTCTGCAGCTCACGGTATAGCAGCGCCAATGTGTATTTTTTCGTTTACACCCTGAACCTCACCACAAAGGAAAGGACCAAACTGACCGGCAACACCACGCAGCACGAGCATTACCCCCAGTGGTCAAAGGACGGGAATTATATTTTTTATGAGATCAACAATAATATATATTATAAATCCATCGATAATGCCGGCGCTTCGGGCACGCAAATGACCACTGACGGCAAGTCATCCTTTAAAGGGTGGGAACCCTCATAG
- a CDS encoding AraC family transcriptional regulator: MATILNLLLFGSSFTVIIIALGFFTEKKDRSETIVVFAVCVLWAVNALFWMSEEYSYYAFYPDLLYINQPFEFFLGPLLYLRLQVLLEGKIKFDRLTALLFTPGVLAVLYFIPFFLQSPEAKLASVGFANVHNEFFRAIYLVILYGAAPWAVFCVFLSIVQGRRLLSRKGIGLIMQRKAFVACNLIFIGAIIALYAANVMKQKELLVGALFLINCLIIILYYFIKLYPDFFMAILKDTSEMKYKRSMVLGMDTEAVVERIQDLMERERLYLDDTLSLRSLSEALSITPHQLSEILNTRLNTGFRSLVNAYRINAAKRMMLEDDAIRILRVAYQCGFNSKNAFNNAFLKQEGMTPTEFKERHKKNGHGL; the protein is encoded by the coding sequence ATGGCTACTATCCTGAATTTGCTTCTATTTGGAAGCAGCTTTACGGTCATTATAATCGCCCTGGGGTTTTTCACCGAAAAAAAAGACCGGAGCGAAACCATTGTCGTGTTCGCGGTCTGTGTTTTGTGGGCGGTTAACGCCCTTTTCTGGATGTCGGAGGAATACTCCTACTATGCATTCTATCCGGACCTCCTGTATATCAACCAGCCCTTCGAGTTTTTCCTGGGCCCCCTGCTCTATTTGCGCCTCCAGGTGCTGCTGGAAGGCAAAATAAAATTCGACCGCCTTACCGCGCTCTTGTTCACCCCCGGGGTCCTGGCTGTCCTGTATTTCATCCCCTTTTTTTTGCAAAGCCCGGAGGCGAAGCTCGCGTCCGTGGGGTTCGCCAATGTCCACAATGAATTTTTTCGGGCCATCTATCTCGTGATATTATACGGGGCGGCACCGTGGGCAGTGTTCTGCGTTTTTCTTTCCATTGTGCAGGGGCGCAGGTTATTGTCCCGGAAAGGCATCGGCCTGATCATGCAGAGAAAGGCTTTCGTCGCCTGCAACCTCATATTCATAGGGGCGATCATAGCGCTCTATGCCGCGAATGTCATGAAGCAGAAGGAGCTGCTCGTGGGAGCGCTGTTCCTCATCAACTGCCTCATCATCATTCTCTACTACTTTATAAAGCTCTATCCTGATTTTTTCATGGCCATATTGAAGGATACCAGCGAGATGAAATACAAGCGGTCCATGGTGCTGGGCATGGACACGGAAGCGGTGGTGGAGCGCATCCAGGATCTCATGGAGCGTGAGCGCCTGTACCTGGACGATACCCTGTCCCTGCGGTCCCTGAGCGAAGCCCTCTCCATCACTCCCCATCAGCTCTCCGAGATTTTAAACACCCGCCTCAACACCGGTTTCCGCTCCCTGGTCAACGCCTACAGGATAAACGCCGCGAAACGGATGATGCTGGAAGATGACGCCATCCGGATATTGCGGGTGGCCTATCAGTGCGGGTTCAATTCCAAAAACGCCTTTAACAACGCCTTCCTGAAACAGGAGGGAATGACCCCGACCGAATTCAAGGAGCGACATAAAAAAAACGGTCACGGTTTATAA